A single region of the Paramicrobacterium fandaimingii genome encodes:
- a CDS encoding ABC transporter substrate-binding protein encodes MKRTTLAIAGVAVAALALTGCSGNSGTASGGDEDTLTVSGWSLSSTPEFQLLADGFEAQHDGVTVDLVEYNPDDYNTLLTADLAAGKGPDVITQKEVKYLTTFQEGGQLLDVSDVKLPDGISGADSYIIDGTAYATPYRQDSWVLYYNKALFEQAGVDEPDGSWTWDDYVAAADALKAGFADAGVDATPIYQHSWQSTVQGFATAQTGSSILDGDFGYLKEYYQRVLDLQSNGDQVPFNTVTANKLTYQGEFGKQSAALMPMGTWFTATLVAQQASGEADDFEWGIAPIPQADSSTTGTDATPVTFGDPTGFGINANVSDEKAELAKQFLEYAASEDAATALAGIGITPALLTDAVTEAYFAVEGTPQDDLSKFAFSTHETLPENPTSPDTATIQNILNDLHTAVLSGSQDIDSAITDAEDRFANEIG; translated from the coding sequence ATGAAACGCACAACACTTGCCATAGCCGGCGTCGCCGTCGCGGCCCTCGCACTCACCGGGTGCTCGGGCAACAGTGGCACAGCGTCGGGCGGCGACGAAGATACGCTCACGGTCTCGGGCTGGAGTCTCAGCTCGACACCCGAGTTTCAGCTTCTCGCCGATGGGTTTGAAGCTCAGCACGACGGCGTGACCGTCGACCTCGTCGAATATAACCCCGACGACTACAACACGCTCTTGACGGCAGACCTCGCCGCGGGCAAGGGGCCAGACGTCATTACGCAGAAGGAGGTCAAGTACCTCACGACGTTCCAAGAGGGCGGTCAGCTGCTCGATGTCTCTGACGTGAAACTGCCAGACGGCATCAGCGGAGCCGACTCGTACATTATTGACGGCACAGCCTATGCGACGCCGTATCGCCAAGATTCCTGGGTGCTCTATTACAACAAGGCACTGTTCGAGCAGGCGGGCGTCGATGAGCCAGATGGCTCGTGGACGTGGGATGACTACGTCGCCGCCGCCGATGCTCTGAAGGCAGGCTTCGCGGATGCCGGTGTGGACGCCACGCCGATTTATCAGCACAGCTGGCAGTCAACGGTTCAGGGTTTCGCCACTGCACAGACGGGCAGCAGCATCCTGGATGGCGACTTCGGCTACCTCAAGGAGTACTACCAGCGGGTGCTCGACCTGCAGTCGAACGGCGACCAGGTTCCGTTCAACACCGTCACGGCGAACAAGCTCACCTACCAGGGCGAGTTCGGCAAGCAGAGCGCGGCGCTCATGCCCATGGGTACCTGGTTCACGGCAACGCTCGTTGCGCAGCAGGCATCGGGTGAGGCAGACGACTTCGAGTGGGGAATCGCGCCGATTCCTCAGGCAGATTCCTCGACAACGGGAACCGATGCCACACCCGTCACATTCGGCGACCCCACAGGGTTCGGAATCAACGCAAATGTGAGCGACGAGAAGGCAGAGCTGGCCAAGCAGTTCCTCGAGTATGCAGCGAGCGAGGATGCCGCGACGGCGCTCGCCGGCATCGGCATTACGCCGGCGCTGCTGACGGATGCTGTCACCGAGGCGTACTTCGCCGTTGAGGGAACCCCGCAGGATGACCTGTCGAAGTTCGCGTTCTCGACGCACGAGACACTGCCAGAGAACCCGACGAGTCCGGATACCGCGACAATTCAGAACATTCTGAATGATCTGCACACGGCAGTGCTCTCGGGGTCGCAAGACATCGACAGCGCCATCACCGACGCTGAAGACCGCTTCGCCAACGAGATCGGCTGA
- a CDS encoding carbohydrate ABC transporter permease, producing MTSTAERSASAASAPPRRRRSRLRLRNTLLGWSFILPNFIGFVLLTLIPVITVFYMSLTDWNIFGSSQFLGFDNFIKLAGDKSFHTAFLNTLYFAVLHIPLTIVVSLGLALLLNSKLRGVAFFRTAAFFPYITSIVAIALVWNLLFSPEYGPINQVLGFLGIQNPPGWLTSSDWSMPAVVVVETWRRMGYYMVLFLAGLQTVPRELHEAARVDGANVVQRFFNVTLPALRPTMFFVTVMLTIESLKILDLIIVLTDGGPGQSTTVIAQFIWTKGFEENQFGYASAASVVLFALCLVVTIIQFLWNKRKEN from the coding sequence ATGACTTCAACAGCCGAGCGGTCGGCATCAGCCGCCTCCGCCCCACCCCGACGACGGCGGTCGCGTCTGCGGCTGCGCAATACCCTGCTCGGGTGGAGCTTCATCTTGCCGAACTTCATTGGGTTCGTGTTGCTGACGCTCATTCCCGTCATCACCGTGTTCTACATGTCGCTGACCGACTGGAATATCTTCGGCTCATCGCAGTTTCTCGGGTTCGACAACTTCATCAAGCTCGCGGGCGACAAGAGCTTTCACACGGCGTTTCTGAACACGCTGTACTTCGCGGTGCTTCACATTCCGCTGACCATCGTCGTCTCACTCGGCCTTGCACTGCTGTTGAATTCAAAGCTGCGCGGCGTCGCGTTCTTTCGCACAGCCGCCTTCTTCCCCTACATCACGTCCATCGTCGCGATCGCGCTTGTCTGGAACCTGCTCTTCAGCCCCGAGTACGGCCCAATCAACCAGGTGCTCGGCTTTCTCGGCATCCAGAACCCTCCTGGCTGGCTGACGAGCTCAGACTGGTCGATGCCCGCCGTTGTCGTCGTTGAGACGTGGCGACGCATGGGCTACTACATGGTGCTCTTCCTCGCCGGCTTGCAGACGGTGCCTCGTGAGCTGCACGAGGCTGCGCGCGTAGACGGCGCGAACGTCGTTCAACGCTTTTTCAATGTGACACTTCCGGCTTTGCGCCCCACGATGTTCTTCGTCACCGTCATGCTCACCATCGAGTCGCTCAAGATTCTCGACCTCATCATCGTGCTCACTGACGGCGGGCCCGGGCAGTCGACGACGGTGATTGCGCAATTCATCTGGACGAAGGGCTTTGAGGAGAACCAGTTCGGGTACGCCTCGGCGGCATCCGTTGTGCTTTTCGCTTTGTGTCTCGTCGTCACAATCATTCAGTTCCTCTGGAACAAGCGGAAGGAGAACTGA
- a CDS encoding carbohydrate ABC transporter permease gives MSETKALITPPGADEIRARKRPLAPSRTPRHRIGRAVLYVMLIAAAVAMLIPFFWMVMSSLKDANSVFSVPVRWWPDVFVWQNYVEIWQESGILTWIKNTLILSVGVTLLQVTTGSFAAYGFSRIRFPGRDALFLLYIATIAVPWQSYMIPQFIMLSNAGLANTLWSILLLQAFGAFGVFLMKQFYESVPEELSEAARLDGLSEYGIWARIMLPLSVPAIATLSLLTFVNTWNDFLGPLIYLRDPSLWTMQLGLNNFVSSLYDVDYGVLFAGLVISVVPIAIVFLLGQRYFVEGVATSGLKG, from the coding sequence GTGAGCGAGACGAAAGCACTGATCACTCCCCCCGGCGCTGACGAGATTCGGGCACGCAAGCGTCCCCTCGCGCCATCGCGGACGCCCCGTCACCGGATCGGCCGAGCCGTCTTGTACGTCATGCTGATTGCCGCGGCCGTCGCCATGCTCATTCCGTTCTTCTGGATGGTGATGAGCTCGCTGAAGGATGCAAACTCGGTGTTCTCTGTTCCTGTCCGCTGGTGGCCCGACGTGTTCGTCTGGCAGAACTACGTGGAGATCTGGCAGGAATCGGGAATTCTCACGTGGATTAAGAACACGCTCATTCTCTCGGTCGGCGTGACGCTGCTTCAGGTGACCACCGGCTCGTTCGCCGCCTACGGGTTCTCGCGCATCAGGTTCCCCGGCCGCGACGCTCTGTTTCTGCTCTACATCGCGACAATCGCGGTGCCGTGGCAGTCGTACATGATTCCGCAGTTCATCATGCTGTCGAACGCGGGCCTCGCGAACACACTCTGGTCCATTCTGCTGCTGCAGGCGTTCGGTGCCTTCGGCGTCTTCCTCATGAAGCAGTTCTACGAGAGTGTCCCCGAAGAGCTGAGCGAGGCCGCGCGGCTTGACGGCCTCAGCGAGTACGGCATCTGGGCGCGCATCATGCTGCCGCTCTCGGTTCCCGCGATCGCGACGTTGTCTCTGCTCACCTTCGTGAACACCTGGAACGACTTTCTCGGACCACTCATCTATCTGCGGGACCCGAGTCTCTGGACCATGCAGTTGGGACTCAACAACTTTGTGTCGAGCCTCTACGACGTTGACTACGGCGTGCTGTTCGCCGGGCTTGTGATCTCGGTTGTTCCCATCGCGATCGTCTTCCTTCTCGGCCAGCGCTACTTCGTTGAAGGCGTGGCGACAAGTGGATTGAAGGGCTGA
- a CDS encoding ferredoxin-NADPH reductase, with the protein MLKRIPHGFYATVFGTAFLAMGVNVLLIVACVPFLTLLMTTDPSLSWPLLAVTGAACAPGLAASFSVFRQHKAGENRVVKPFIDALRATWKPALAVGFLVAAAVVVAVVDVMMLAPTEFGMLVAPVLAVVAVVALATGAVSLVAISETPDARLRDVVRVAAVVSVRRWYLSVASLAVIGFQAAIVVAAPALGIGITSAACLYIVWAGSRFALQQVTAPASQGAAA; encoded by the coding sequence ATGCTGAAACGGATTCCACACGGTTTCTATGCGACGGTCTTCGGTACCGCGTTTCTTGCGATGGGCGTCAATGTTCTGCTCATCGTCGCGTGCGTGCCGTTTCTCACGCTGCTTATGACGACCGACCCGTCGCTCTCGTGGCCGCTGCTCGCGGTGACGGGTGCCGCGTGCGCGCCGGGCCTCGCGGCATCCTTCTCTGTGTTTCGCCAGCACAAGGCAGGCGAGAACCGAGTGGTGAAGCCCTTCATCGACGCTCTGCGGGCAACATGGAAACCGGCGCTCGCCGTCGGGTTTCTCGTGGCAGCTGCCGTGGTTGTCGCGGTTGTCGACGTGATGATGCTCGCGCCTACCGAGTTTGGAATGCTCGTCGCCCCCGTGCTCGCTGTCGTTGCCGTTGTCGCCCTCGCCACGGGTGCTGTGTCGCTCGTGGCGATCAGTGAGACACCGGATGCTCGTCTGCGCGACGTTGTGCGCGTCGCCGCGGTGGTGAGCGTTCGGCGTTGGTACCTCTCGGTGGCATCCCTCGCCGTGATCGGCTTTCAGGCGGCAATCGTCGTGGCGGCGCCCGCGCTCGGCATCGGCATCACGTCTGCAGCGTGCCTGTACATCGTGTGGGCAGGGTCGCGCTTTGCCCTGCAGCAGGTGACGGCTCCCGCATCACAGGGTGCCGCCGCATGA
- a CDS encoding hydroxyacid dehydrogenase, whose product MSGRLRVINAVLPGTLTASSEQYLARSLAEVGNVVTDVAEAQVMVTGWGTQRIDAAVLDRAPELSCILHVGGTVKDLLAPEVWRRGIAVSSAVDANALPVAEYTLAMILMANKRILPIARRYRTERTFIDQAELGTIGNYRRRVGIVGASRIGRRVVALLAPFDLDVVLYDPTLTDAQIRALGAAPSSLEALCATCDVVSVHAPALPSTEGMISRPLIDAMAPGATLINTARGSVIDQDALVDRVLRGDLHVVLDVTTPWVLASEHPFYEHPNVVLTPHIAGSVGSEVDRMIDVQLAELRRFAAGEYLAHPVALSSLGTAA is encoded by the coding sequence ATGAGCGGGCGGCTTCGCGTGATCAACGCTGTGCTTCCCGGCACCCTGACAGCGTCTTCTGAACAGTACCTCGCTCGCTCGCTCGCCGAGGTCGGCAACGTCGTGACCGATGTCGCCGAGGCGCAGGTCATGGTCACGGGGTGGGGCACGCAGCGCATTGACGCGGCGGTGCTCGATCGTGCGCCCGAGCTGAGCTGCATTCTGCACGTGGGCGGCACTGTGAAAGATCTCTTGGCACCGGAAGTGTGGAGACGGGGAATCGCTGTGTCGTCCGCCGTTGATGCCAATGCGCTGCCCGTCGCCGAATACACGCTCGCCATGATTCTGATGGCGAACAAGCGCATTCTGCCCATCGCCCGTCGATACCGGACCGAACGCACATTCATCGATCAAGCGGAGCTGGGCACCATCGGCAACTACCGCCGACGCGTCGGCATCGTCGGGGCGTCGCGCATCGGCCGTCGCGTCGTTGCGCTTCTCGCCCCCTTCGACCTCGATGTCGTGCTCTACGATCCGACGCTGACGGATGCCCAGATCCGCGCGCTCGGTGCGGCGCCCTCGAGCCTCGAGGCGCTCTGCGCAACGTGCGACGTCGTCTCCGTGCATGCCCCGGCGCTTCCATCGACCGAGGGAATGATCTCGCGCCCTCTCATCGACGCGATGGCGCCAGGCGCAACGCTTATCAACACGGCTCGTGGGTCGGTCATCGATCAGGATGCTCTCGTCGACCGCGTTTTGCGCGGCGATCTGCACGTCGTGCTTGACGTGACGACCCCGTGGGTTCTCGCCTCGGAGCATCCGTTCTACGAGCATCCCAACGTCGTCTTGACTCCGCACATCGCGGGCTCGGTCGGAAGCGAGGTCGACAGGATGATCGACGTGCAGCTTGCCGAGCTGAGGCGTTTCGCCGCGGGGGAGTATCTCGCGCACCCGGTCGCGTTGAGCAGCCTCGGAACGGCCGCCTGA
- a CDS encoding NADP-dependent isocitrate dehydrogenase: MATIIYTHTDEAPMLATHSFLPVVQAFASKAGVEVETRDISLAGRIIAAFSDLLPEEQREADALAELGALAQTPEANIIKLPNISASVPQLKAVVAELQAQGFALPDFPDEPSTDDERDARARYDTVKGSAVNPVLREGNSDRRAPRSVKEYARKHPHSMGAWKSDSKTDVATMSAGDFFHNEKSVTLPADDVLQIRLVTNEGVTVLKDSLPVLAGEIVDGTFMSAKALDAFLADQVARAKHEGVLFSAHLKATMMKVSDPIIFGHVVRAVLPEVFSTYGEQLAAAGLTPDNGLGSILSGLDTLPADVADGVRAAVIAGFEAAPQIAMVDSDKGITNLHVPSDVIVDASMPAMIRGGGIMWDAEGNAAETLAVIPDSSYAGVYKAVVDDCKVNGAFDPTTMGSVPNVGLMAQKAEEYGSHDKTFVIAAAGSVEVVNKAGDVLIQHDVEPGDIWRACQTKDIPVRDWVRLAVERARLSNTPAVFWLDEARAHDAELIATVNDELPKHDTDGLDIRILSPVDATKVSIDRIREGLDTISVTGNVLRDYNTDLFPILELGTSAKMLSVVPLLAGGGLFETGAGGSAPKHVQQLVEQNHLRWDSLGEFMALAESFRHLARVEDNKRAAVLGETLDAATATFLDENKSPSRKAGERDNRGSHYWLARYWAEELAEQSDDAPLAAALKPIAEKFEVQSDQIEKELLEVQGSPVELGGYYRPDEAKADAVMRPSATLNSILNTLHD, encoded by the coding sequence ATGGCGACCATCATCTACACGCACACCGACGAAGCTCCCATGCTCGCGACACATTCCTTCCTGCCCGTCGTGCAGGCGTTCGCGAGCAAGGCAGGCGTTGAGGTTGAGACCCGCGACATCTCGCTCGCGGGGCGCATCATCGCTGCGTTCTCCGACCTTCTGCCCGAGGAGCAGCGCGAGGCAGATGCCCTCGCCGAGCTCGGTGCGCTCGCGCAGACCCCCGAAGCGAACATCATCAAGCTGCCGAACATCTCGGCATCCGTTCCACAGCTGAAGGCGGTCGTCGCCGAGCTTCAGGCGCAGGGCTTTGCGCTTCCGGACTTTCCAGACGAACCGTCAACCGACGACGAGCGCGACGCGCGCGCACGCTACGACACAGTGAAGGGCAGCGCCGTCAACCCTGTGCTGCGCGAGGGCAACTCCGACCGCCGTGCACCCCGCTCGGTCAAAGAGTACGCACGCAAGCACCCGCACTCCATGGGTGCATGGAAGTCAGACAGCAAGACAGACGTCGCCACGATGAGCGCAGGCGATTTCTTTCACAACGAGAAGTCCGTCACGCTGCCCGCAGACGACGTTCTGCAGATTCGCCTCGTCACGAACGAGGGCGTCACCGTGCTGAAAGACAGCCTGCCCGTGCTGGCGGGCGAGATCGTCGATGGAACGTTCATGAGCGCGAAGGCCCTTGATGCTTTCCTCGCCGATCAGGTGGCTCGGGCAAAGCACGAGGGCGTGCTGTTCTCCGCGCATCTGAAGGCGACGATGATGAAGGTCTCTGACCCGATCATCTTCGGCCACGTCGTGCGCGCCGTTCTTCCCGAGGTCTTCTCGACCTACGGTGAGCAGCTCGCTGCGGCCGGACTGACGCCAGACAACGGACTCGGCAGCATCCTCTCGGGCCTCGACACTCTGCCGGCAGATGTTGCCGACGGCGTTCGCGCGGCAGTCATCGCGGGCTTCGAGGCCGCGCCTCAGATCGCCATGGTCGACTCCGACAAGGGAATCACCAACCTGCACGTACCCTCTGACGTGATCGTTGATGCCTCGATGCCGGCGATGATTCGCGGCGGTGGCATCATGTGGGATGCCGAGGGCAATGCGGCTGAGACGCTCGCCGTGATCCCCGACAGCTCATACGCCGGTGTGTACAAGGCAGTCGTTGACGACTGCAAGGTGAACGGCGCCTTCGACCCCACGACGATGGGCTCCGTGCCGAACGTCGGGCTGATGGCGCAGAAGGCCGAGGAGTACGGCAGCCACGACAAGACGTTCGTGATTGCCGCCGCCGGCTCCGTTGAGGTTGTCAACAAGGCAGGCGACGTGCTCATTCAGCACGACGTCGAGCCGGGCGACATCTGGCGCGCTTGCCAGACGAAAGACATTCCGGTGCGCGACTGGGTGCGCCTCGCCGTCGAGCGGGCCCGCCTGTCGAACACTCCTGCCGTCTTCTGGCTCGACGAGGCCCGCGCGCACGACGCTGAGCTCATCGCCACGGTGAACGACGAGCTGCCGAAGCACGACACCGACGGGCTCGACATTCGCATTCTGAGCCCCGTCGATGCGACGAAGGTCTCCATCGACCGCATCCGCGAAGGCCTCGACACCATCTCGGTGACGGGCAACGTGCTGCGCGACTACAACACCGACCTGTTTCCGATTCTCGAGCTCGGCACGAGCGCCAAGATGCTCTCTGTCGTTCCGCTTCTCGCGGGCGGCGGGCTGTTTGAAACTGGCGCAGGCGGCTCTGCCCCGAAGCACGTGCAGCAGCTTGTCGAGCAGAATCACCTGCGGTGGGACTCCCTCGGCGAGTTCATGGCGCTCGCCGAGTCGTTCCGGCACCTGGCGCGCGTCGAAGACAACAAGCGTGCCGCGGTGCTTGGCGAGACTCTGGATGCCGCGACAGCAACGTTCCTTGACGAGAACAAGTCGCCCTCGCGCAAGGCAGGCGAGCGTGACAACCGTGGAAGCCACTACTGGCTCGCGCGCTACTGGGCCGAGGAGCTCGCGGAGCAGAGTGACGACGCCCCGCTCGCGGCCGCGCTGAAGCCGATCGCCGAGAAGTTCGAGGTGCAGTCCGACCAGATCGAGAAGGAGCTTCTCGAGGTGCAGGGCTCACCCGTCGAGCTCGGAGGCTATTACCGGCCAGATGAGGCCAAAGCGGATGCCGTGATGCGCCCGTCTGCGACACTCAACAGCATCCTGAACACCCTGCACGACTGA
- a CDS encoding TetR/AcrR family transcriptional regulator produces MPKIVDAEARREAIADAVLAVIAREGLRAATLSTIAAESGLAVGSVRHYFVGHSELLTFAAEALVDRTTARLESHLVVLTAAGSAAARRLSAVDMLCEVLPLDGVREVEAAVWLEFAVAARLSTEFAHPIGMLHDGLRALVTRIITAGVQSGRLRAGIDADVEVARLHALVDGLVLHGVLVPDTGDVSRRVLETHLDSLSR; encoded by the coding sequence ATGCCCAAGATCGTGGATGCCGAGGCCCGGCGTGAAGCCATCGCCGATGCTGTGCTCGCGGTCATTGCCCGCGAAGGCCTCCGCGCAGCGACGCTCTCCACGATCGCCGCGGAGTCGGGTCTCGCCGTGGGCTCGGTGCGCCACTACTTCGTCGGGCACAGCGAGCTTCTGACGTTTGCCGCGGAGGCTCTCGTCGATCGAACGACGGCGCGACTCGAGTCGCATCTCGTCGTACTCACCGCAGCGGGGTCGGCAGCCGCACGCCGTCTGTCTGCCGTCGACATGCTCTGCGAAGTTCTGCCGCTCGATGGAGTGCGCGAGGTCGAAGCCGCGGTGTGGCTGGAATTCGCGGTGGCCGCTCGCCTCTCCACCGAGTTCGCGCATCCGATCGGCATGCTTCACGACGGCCTTCGCGCGCTCGTCACGCGCATCATCACTGCCGGTGTGCAGTCGGGGCGCCTTCGCGCGGGGATCGACGCCGATGTCGAGGTTGCCCGGCTGCACGCGCTCGTTGACGGACTGGTTCTCCATGGCGTTCTGGTGCCGGACACCGGCGACGTGAGTCGTCGAGTGCTCGAAACTCACCTGGACTCTCTCAGTCGATGA
- a CDS encoding NUDIX hydrolase, which translates to MSLDAASPQTHPDIVVAAVAIIRDRHVLMVTARGRDVVFMPGGKVDDGESLVEAAQRESREEISVGLLPHTVREAFTVVTQAHGEPEGRMVRMTMFTGIPDAEPQPAAEVSALHWISSAELHRCPPAGAEVVRRLAASGLID; encoded by the coding sequence GTGAGTCTCGACGCCGCATCCCCTCAAACACATCCAGACATCGTCGTTGCCGCCGTCGCGATCATTCGCGACCGCCACGTGCTCATGGTGACGGCGCGTGGACGCGACGTCGTGTTCATGCCGGGAGGAAAGGTCGACGACGGCGAATCGCTTGTCGAGGCTGCCCAGCGCGAGTCCCGTGAAGAGATCTCCGTCGGCCTTCTGCCGCACACCGTTCGCGAAGCGTTCACAGTCGTGACACAGGCTCACGGTGAGCCCGAGGGCCGGATGGTTCGCATGACGATGTTCACGGGGATTCCGGATGCTGAGCCTCAGCCAGCCGCGGAGGTCAGCGCCCTGCACTGGATCAGCTCCGCGGAGCTGCACCGCTGCCCACCGGCCGGCGCGGAGGTGGTGCGTCGCCTCGCGGCATCCGGGCTCATCGACTGA
- a CDS encoding glycine--tRNA ligase has translation MAASSRLDAVIALARHRGFVFQAGEIYGGSRSAWDYGPLGVELKENIKRQWWQYFVRGRQDMVGLDSSVILPKAVWEASGHVETFTDPLVECQQCHKRHRQDHLIETFEEKKGRAPKDGMSEIPCPDCGTKGRWTEPQMFSGLVKTFLGPVDSEAGLTYLRPETAQGIFVNFNNVITAARKKPPFGIGQIGKAFRNEITPGNFIFRTREFEQMEIEFFTAPEDAGDWYQTWIDTCWNWFIDLGIDPENMRQFDVPEDERAHYSAGTIDFEYRFGFTGNEWGELMGVANRTDFDLKAHSEASGTELSYFNQASGERFIPYVIEPSFGLTRSMMAFLVDAYTEDEAPNTKGGVDKRTVLKLDPRLAPVKAAVLPLSRNEKLSPLAREVGDSLRQQWNVDFDDAGAIGRRYRRQDEIGTPFCITVDFDSLDDKAVTVRDRDTMQQERVSLDRLYGYLAERLKGA, from the coding sequence GTGGCCGCTTCCAGCAGACTCGACGCCGTCATCGCCCTCGCCCGCCATCGCGGGTTTGTTTTTCAAGCGGGTGAGATCTACGGCGGATCACGATCTGCCTGGGACTATGGGCCCCTCGGCGTTGAACTGAAAGAGAACATCAAGCGCCAGTGGTGGCAGTACTTCGTTCGCGGCCGCCAAGACATGGTCGGCCTCGACTCATCGGTGATTCTGCCGAAGGCGGTGTGGGAGGCCTCCGGTCACGTTGAGACGTTCACCGATCCGCTCGTCGAATGTCAGCAGTGCCACAAGCGCCACCGCCAAGACCACCTCATCGAGACGTTCGAAGAGAAGAAGGGCCGTGCTCCCAAAGACGGGATGAGCGAGATTCCCTGCCCCGACTGCGGCACAAAGGGTCGCTGGACCGAGCCGCAGATGTTCTCTGGGCTCGTCAAGACCTTTCTCGGGCCCGTCGATTCTGAAGCCGGCCTCACCTACCTGCGTCCGGAGACGGCGCAGGGCATCTTCGTCAACTTCAACAACGTGATCACGGCGGCGCGCAAGAAGCCGCCATTCGGAATCGGGCAGATCGGCAAGGCGTTCCGCAACGAGATCACCCCGGGCAACTTCATTTTTCGCACGCGCGAATTTGAGCAGATGGAGATCGAGTTCTTCACGGCACCGGAAGACGCGGGTGACTGGTACCAGACGTGGATCGATACGTGCTGGAACTGGTTCATCGACCTCGGAATCGACCCAGAGAACATGCGCCAGTTCGACGTGCCCGAAGACGAGCGCGCCCACTACTCGGCGGGCACGATCGACTTCGAATACCGCTTTGGCTTCACGGGCAACGAGTGGGGCGAGCTCATGGGTGTTGCCAACCGCACTGACTTCGACCTGAAGGCGCATTCCGAAGCGTCGGGCACAGAGCTCAGCTACTTCAACCAGGCATCAGGTGAGCGGTTCATCCCCTACGTGATCGAGCCGTCGTTCGGCCTCACCCGGTCGATGATGGCGTTTCTCGTCGATGCTTACACCGAAGACGAGGCTCCCAACACGAAGGGCGGCGTCGACAAGCGCACGGTGCTTAAGCTCGACCCGCGCCTCGCGCCTGTGAAGGCTGCTGTTCTGCCGCTCAGCCGCAACGAGAAGCTCTCTCCGCTGGCCCGTGAGGTGGGCGATTCGCTGCGTCAGCAGTGGAACGTCGACTTCGATGACGCGGGCGCGATCGGTCGCCGGTACCGCAGGCAAGACGAGATCGGAACGCCGTTCTGCATCACCGTCGACTTCGACTCGCTCGATGACAAAGCAGTGACGGTGCGAGACCGCGACACGATGCAGCAGGAGCGTGTTTCGCTTGATCGTCTGTATGGGTACCTCGCAGAACGGCTGAAAGGCGCGTAG
- a CDS encoding DUF4190 domain-containing protein, translating into MSQTPPPPAPNPYQGAPAPQDKWNVLSIVSFVGSLIGFSIIAAVLGFVSLSQIKKTGEKGRGLALAAVIIGLIAVVIQIIVIIVAITAIGAASTIEYSTY; encoded by the coding sequence ATGTCTCAGACTCCTCCGCCTCCTGCACCGAATCCGTACCAGGGAGCGCCCGCGCCACAAGACAAGTGGAACGTGCTCTCGATCGTGTCGTTCGTCGGTTCGCTGATCGGCTTCTCGATCATCGCCGCGGTACTCGGCTTCGTCTCGCTGTCGCAGATCAAGAAGACGGGCGAGAAGGGTCGCGGTCTGGCGCTCGCCGCAGTGATCATCGGCCTCATCGCTGTCGTGATTCAGATCATCGTCATCATCGTGGCCATCACGGCGATCGGTGCAGCCAGCACGATCGAGTACTCGACGTACTGA